One window of Dechloromonas sp. ZY10 genomic DNA carries:
- the ptsP gene encoding phosphoenolpyruvate--protein phosphotransferase, producing the protein MSFTLHGLGVSGGIAIGRAMLMSHATLEVAHLTIAPRMVEKEIARFDTAILAAKSELETMKGSTGNAPAELGAFIDIHRMFLEDPELAEKPREIIRERRCNAEWALVQQMEHLVAQFEQFDDPYLRERKFDVVQVVERVIKELLGHPARTVTKGNKGIKEENLIVVAHDLSPADVINFKEHRFASFITDVGGATSHTAILARSMAIPAVLGLENARGLIRDGEALIIDGNRGVVIVNPDLRVLEEYQLRKEQIELEASKLKRLKTAKTETIDEIEVALHANIELPGDVPPALAAGAEGIGLFRTEFLFLNRGDMPDENEQFEAYKKVVKGMAGRPVTIRTFDLGADKDLRPEGTFGDRVKTNPALGRRAIRLSLAEPRMFQTQLRAILRASKYGPIKLLIPMLAHAHEIDQTLAALEQAKASLRAEKAVFDEHIQVGGMIEIPAAALAVNLFLRRLNFLSIGTNDLIQYTLAIDRSDEQVASLYDPLHPAVLMLIAHTLASAEKVGIPVSLCGEMAGDPKLTRLLLGMGLRIFSMHPSQILKVKDRVLKADCSELVPHVRRLLRLEEPVKIAEALEKLNA; encoded by the coding sequence ATGAGCTTTACGCTGCACGGTCTGGGAGTTTCCGGCGGCATCGCCATCGGGCGGGCCATGCTGATGTCGCACGCGACGCTGGAAGTCGCGCATCTGACCATTGCTCCGCGGATGGTGGAGAAGGAAATTGCCCGTTTCGATACGGCGATCCTGGCAGCGAAAAGCGAACTGGAGACGATGAAGGGCAGCACCGGCAACGCGCCGGCCGAACTCGGCGCCTTTATCGATATCCACCGGATGTTCCTTGAAGATCCGGAACTGGCGGAAAAGCCGCGCGAGATCATCCGCGAACGCCGCTGCAATGCCGAGTGGGCGTTGGTGCAGCAGATGGAGCACCTGGTCGCCCAGTTCGAGCAGTTCGATGATCCTTATCTGCGTGAACGCAAGTTCGACGTGGTTCAGGTGGTCGAGCGGGTGATCAAGGAATTGCTCGGCCATCCGGCGCGGACGGTGACCAAGGGCAATAAGGGGATCAAGGAAGAAAACCTGATCGTCGTCGCCCATGACTTGTCGCCGGCCGACGTGATCAATTTCAAGGAGCATCGTTTCGCCTCCTTCATCACCGATGTTGGCGGCGCCACCTCGCATACCGCGATCCTTGCCCGCAGCATGGCGATTCCGGCGGTGCTCGGGCTGGAGAATGCGCGCGGCCTGATCCGCGATGGCGAAGCATTGATCATCGATGGCAATCGCGGCGTGGTTATCGTCAATCCCGATCTGCGGGTGCTTGAAGAGTACCAGCTGCGCAAGGAGCAGATCGAGCTTGAAGCCAGCAAGCTCAAGCGGCTGAAGACGGCCAAAACCGAAACCATCGACGAAATCGAGGTCGCGCTGCACGCCAATATCGAGTTGCCGGGCGACGTTCCGCCGGCGCTGGCGGCCGGTGCCGAGGGTATCGGCCTGTTCCGGACCGAGTTCCTGTTCCTCAACCGTGGCGACATGCCCGACGAGAACGAGCAGTTCGAAGCCTACAAAAAGGTGGTCAAGGGCATGGCCGGGCGGCCGGTCACGATCCGCACCTTCGACCTTGGTGCCGACAAGGATCTGCGTCCGGAAGGCACTTTCGGCGACCGGGTGAAAACCAACCCGGCGCTCGGGCGGCGGGCGATCCGCCTGTCGCTGGCCGAGCCGCGGATGTTCCAGACCCAGTTGCGGGCGATCCTGCGCGCTTCGAAATACGGGCCGATCAAGCTGCTGATCCCGATGCTGGCGCACGCGCATGAGATTGACCAGACGCTGGCCGCGCTGGAACAGGCGAAGGCTTCGCTGCGTGCCGAAAAGGCAGTCTTCGACGAGCATATCCAGGTCGGCGGGATGATTGAGATTCCGGCAGCGGCGCTGGCGGTCAATCTGTTCCTGCGCCGGCTCAACTTCCTGTCGATCGGGACCAACGACCTGATCCAGTACACGCTGGCAATCGATCGCTCCGACGAGCAGGTTGCCAGCCTCTACGACCCGCTGCACCCGGCAGTGCTGATGCTGATCGCGCATACGCTGGCCAGCGCCGAAAAGGTCGGCATCCCGGTCTCGCTGTGCGGCGAAATGGCCGGTGATCCGAAGCTGACTCGCTTGCTGCTGGGCATGGGCCTGCGCATTTTCTCGATGCACCCGTCGCAGATCCTCAAGGTCAAGGATCGCGTGCTCAAGGCCGATTGCAGCGAACTGGTGCCGCACGTCCGTCGCCTGCTGCGGCTCGAAGAGCCGGTCAAGATCGCCGAGGCGCTGGAAAAACTGAATGCCTGA
- a CDS encoding HPr family phosphocarrier protein, producing the protein MLTRETEIINKLGLHARASAKLTQLAGKFQCEVWMAKGSRRINAKSIMGVMMLAAGKGSKVTLETDGTDEAEAMEALLALIADYFGEGE; encoded by the coding sequence ATGCTGACCCGCGAAACCGAAATCATCAACAAACTCGGGCTGCATGCCCGTGCTTCCGCCAAACTCACCCAACTCGCCGGCAAGTTCCAGTGCGAGGTCTGGATGGCCAAGGGCAGTCGCCGGATCAACGCCAAGAGCATCATGGGCGTGATGATGCTGGCGGCCGGCAAGGGTTCGAAGGTGACCCTGGAAACCGACGGCACCGACGAGGCCGAGGCGATGGAAGCCCTGCTTGCGCTGATTGCCGACTATTTCGGCGAAGGAGAGTAA